A region from the Sebastes umbrosus isolate fSebUmb1 chromosome 18, fSebUmb1.pri, whole genome shotgun sequence genome encodes:
- the gopc gene encoding Golgi-associated PDZ and coiled-coil motif-containing protein isoform X1: MSSSAGCSPAAHSSGHSSGLGPAMSMFRWLEVLEKEFDKAFVDVDLLLGEIDPDQVDITYEGRQKMTSLSSCFAQLCHKTQTVFQLNHKLEAQLVDLRSELTDVKAERKVIESEVHDQLLQLHALQLQLHAKQGQTEDSDSIKVRLPAPALEDMEQELEVSKKEKLAEARLEAEVRLFKKENEALRRHMAVLQAEVYGARLAAKYLDKELAGRVQQIQLLGRDMKGPAHDKLWNQLEAEIHLHRHKTVIRACRGRNDPKKPLPSPVGHEPDMLKKSQGVGPIRKVVLVKDDHEGLGISITGGKEHGVPILISEIHPSQPADRCGGLHVGDAILAVNSINLRDAKHKEAVTILSQQRGQIEFEVVYVAPEVDSDDENVEYEDDSGHRYRLYLDELEDSSTAPPSNSSASLQALEKMSLSNGPENGDTGISSETTSEETPSKPPETDCSS, translated from the exons ATGTCCTCCTCGGCGGGCTGCTCCCCGGCGGCCCACAGCTCGGGCCACAGCTCGGGCCTCGGCCCCGCGATGTCCATGTTCCGCTGGTTAGAAGTTCTGGAGAAAGAGTTCGACAAGGCCTTCGTGGACGTGGACCTGCTGCTTGGAGAGATCGACCCGGATCAGGTGGATATTACGTACGAGGGTCGGCAGAAGATGACCAGCCTCAGCTCCTGCTTCGCTCAGCTCTGTCACAAAACCCAGACGGTGTTCCAGCTCAACCATAAACTAGAG GCCCAGCTGGTGGACCTGCGCTCTGAGCTGACTGACGTGAAGGCTGAGAGGAAGGTGATAGAGAGTGAGGTCCATGACCAGCTTCTGCAGCTGCATGCTCTCCAGCTGCAGCTTCATGCCAAACAAGGCCAGACTGAGGACTCGGACTCCATCAAAGTCAGACTG CCTGCACCAGCATTGGAAGACATG GAACAGGAGCTCGAGGTCAGCAAGAAGGAGAAGTTAGCGGAGGCCAGGCTGGAGGCAGAAGTGCGACTGTTTAAGAAGGAGAACGAGGCTCTTCGCAGACACATGGCCGTACTGCAGGCCGAGGTCTACGGAGCCAGACTGGCTGCCAAATACCTGGACAAGGAGCTGGCTGGCAG GGTGCAGCAGATCCAGTTACTGGGCCGGGACATGAAAGGACCCGCACACGACAAGCTGTGGAACCAGCTGGAGGCAGAGATTCACCTCCACCGCCATAAGACGGTCATCCGAGCATGCAGGGGGCGCAACGATCCGAAGAaacccctcccctctcctgtGGGGCAC GAGCCGGACATGTTGAAGAAAAGCCAGGGAGTGGGCCCGATCAGAAAGGTGGTGCTAGTCAAAGATGATCACGAGGGGCTCGGCATCTCCATCACA GGTGGGAAGGAGCACGGCGTTCCCATTCTCATCTCCGAGATCCATCCCAGTCAGCCTGCAGACAGATGTGGAGGGCTGCATGTGGGAGACGCCATCCTGGCTGTCAACAGCATCAATCTGAGAGATGCCAAACACAAGGAGGCCGTCACCATCCTGTCACAGCAG CGAGGACAGATCGAGTTCGAGGTGGTGTACGTGGCTCCAGAGGTGGACAGCGATGATGAGAATGTGGAGTATGAAGACGACAGCGGTCATCGCTACCGACTCTACCTGGATGAGCTGGAGGACAGCAGCACGGCGCCGCCCAGCAACAGCTCGGCATCACTGCAGG CTCTGGAGAAGATGTCCCTGAGCAACGGACCGGAGAACGGAGACACTGGGATCTCCAGTGAGACGACTTCAGAGGAAACCCCTTCAAAGCCTCCTGAGACGGACTGCTCCTCCTAG
- the gopc gene encoding Golgi-associated PDZ and coiled-coil motif-containing protein isoform X2, with product MSSSAGCSPAAHSSGHSSGLGPAMSMFRWLEVLEKEFDKAFVDVDLLLGEIDPDQVDITYEGRQKMTSLSSCFAQLCHKTQTVFQLNHKLEAQLVDLRSELTDVKAERKVIESEVHDQLLQLHALQLQLHAKQGQTEDSDSIKVRLEQELEVSKKEKLAEARLEAEVRLFKKENEALRRHMAVLQAEVYGARLAAKYLDKELAGRVQQIQLLGRDMKGPAHDKLWNQLEAEIHLHRHKTVIRACRGRNDPKKPLPSPVGHEPDMLKKSQGVGPIRKVVLVKDDHEGLGISITGGKEHGVPILISEIHPSQPADRCGGLHVGDAILAVNSINLRDAKHKEAVTILSQQRGQIEFEVVYVAPEVDSDDENVEYEDDSGHRYRLYLDELEDSSTAPPSNSSASLQALEKMSLSNGPENGDTGISSETTSEETPSKPPETDCSS from the exons ATGTCCTCCTCGGCGGGCTGCTCCCCGGCGGCCCACAGCTCGGGCCACAGCTCGGGCCTCGGCCCCGCGATGTCCATGTTCCGCTGGTTAGAAGTTCTGGAGAAAGAGTTCGACAAGGCCTTCGTGGACGTGGACCTGCTGCTTGGAGAGATCGACCCGGATCAGGTGGATATTACGTACGAGGGTCGGCAGAAGATGACCAGCCTCAGCTCCTGCTTCGCTCAGCTCTGTCACAAAACCCAGACGGTGTTCCAGCTCAACCATAAACTAGAG GCCCAGCTGGTGGACCTGCGCTCTGAGCTGACTGACGTGAAGGCTGAGAGGAAGGTGATAGAGAGTGAGGTCCATGACCAGCTTCTGCAGCTGCATGCTCTCCAGCTGCAGCTTCATGCCAAACAAGGCCAGACTGAGGACTCGGACTCCATCAAAGTCAGACTG GAACAGGAGCTCGAGGTCAGCAAGAAGGAGAAGTTAGCGGAGGCCAGGCTGGAGGCAGAAGTGCGACTGTTTAAGAAGGAGAACGAGGCTCTTCGCAGACACATGGCCGTACTGCAGGCCGAGGTCTACGGAGCCAGACTGGCTGCCAAATACCTGGACAAGGAGCTGGCTGGCAG GGTGCAGCAGATCCAGTTACTGGGCCGGGACATGAAAGGACCCGCACACGACAAGCTGTGGAACCAGCTGGAGGCAGAGATTCACCTCCACCGCCATAAGACGGTCATCCGAGCATGCAGGGGGCGCAACGATCCGAAGAaacccctcccctctcctgtGGGGCAC GAGCCGGACATGTTGAAGAAAAGCCAGGGAGTGGGCCCGATCAGAAAGGTGGTGCTAGTCAAAGATGATCACGAGGGGCTCGGCATCTCCATCACA GGTGGGAAGGAGCACGGCGTTCCCATTCTCATCTCCGAGATCCATCCCAGTCAGCCTGCAGACAGATGTGGAGGGCTGCATGTGGGAGACGCCATCCTGGCTGTCAACAGCATCAATCTGAGAGATGCCAAACACAAGGAGGCCGTCACCATCCTGTCACAGCAG CGAGGACAGATCGAGTTCGAGGTGGTGTACGTGGCTCCAGAGGTGGACAGCGATGATGAGAATGTGGAGTATGAAGACGACAGCGGTCATCGCTACCGACTCTACCTGGATGAGCTGGAGGACAGCAGCACGGCGCCGCCCAGCAACAGCTCGGCATCACTGCAGG CTCTGGAGAAGATGTCCCTGAGCAACGGACCGGAGAACGGAGACACTGGGATCTCCAGTGAGACGACTTCAGAGGAAACCCCTTCAAAGCCTCCTGAGACGGACTGCTCCTCCTAG